One genomic window of Gossypium hirsutum isolate 1008001.06 chromosome D11, Gossypium_hirsutum_v2.1, whole genome shotgun sequence includes the following:
- the LOC107925823 gene encoding probable disease resistance protein At1g61190, whose amino-acid sequence MKNMEVITGTASNLVAGVVGYVFQKIRRNFSYVCRYRRMVSGFEKKVEMLKDKRDIVLLDVDAARKNDENISPEVNSWLAKADKMIDLELKEVKGLEDEAKNKCFIGLCPNFKARYQLSKKAEEDAGAVDELLQQGGFDKVSYRDVPQPVVVVPPKDFDDFDSRKLVFNKIMEAVKDPNLNIIGVYGMPGVGKTTLVKEVIRQVKEDKLFDSVVMAVVTHTPDIKKIQDQIADTLGLTFKEQSMSGRASRLCQRLKKEKKIFVVLDDIWAKLDLMEVGIPFGDEHQGCTMLLTSRDLNVLSKDMDAKMRYSIGVLEHEEAWEFFKKIAGDGVESSDLLPIATEVAKKCGGLPIAIRTLATSLRNEPPFVWEDALRQLNRPSSSNFIEVSAAAYSSIEWSYDRLQSEEYKQIFLLCSLMGHNISFEVLLVCAMGLGLFRGVNTVEETRNRLLTVPCQLLPTTCLF is encoded by the exons ATG AAAAACATGGAAGTCATTACGGGCACCGCTAGCAACCTTGTTGCCGGAGTTGTGGGATACGTGTTCCAAAAAATTAGACGTAATTTCAGTTATGTTTGCCGCTATAGAAGAATGGTTTCGGGTTTCGAGAAGAAAGTCGAGATGTTGAAAGACAAAAGAGACATAGTGCTGCTAGATGTTGATGCTGCTCGAAAGAACGACGAGAATATAAGCCCCGAAGTCAACAGTTGGCTGGCGAAAGCCGACAAAATGATCGATTTAGAGTTGAAGGAAGTGAAGGGTCTTGAAGACGAAGCAAAGAACAAGTGTTTCATCGGCTTGTGCCCTAATTTCAAGGCTCGCTATCAGCTTAGCAAAAAAGCAGAAGAAGATGCCGGTGCCGTTGATGAACTCCTCCAGCAAGGCGGGTTTGACAAAGTATCATATCGGGATGTCCCGCAGCCCGTAGTGGTTGTGCCTCCCAAAGATTTTGATGACTTTGATTCAAGAAAACTGGTGTTTAACAAGATCATGGAGGCGGTGAAAGATCCTAATCTCAACATTATAGGGGTCTACGGAATGCCCGGTGTCGGCAAGACCACGCTTGTCAAAGAAGTTATTAGACAAGTCAAAGAAGATAAGTTATTCGACTCGGTGGTTATGGCTGTTGTGACTCATACTCCTGACATCAAGAAAATTCAAGACCAAATTGCAGATACGTTGGGATTGACATTTAAGGAGCAGAGTATGAGTGGAAGAGCAAGTCGGTTGTGCCAAAGgttgaagaaagagaagaagatttttgttgttttagatgACATTTGGGCAAAGTTAGACCTGATGGAAGTGGGGATTCCTTTCGGAGATGAGCATCAGGGATGCACCATGTTGCTGACGTCCAGAGATCTTAATGTTTTGTCCAAGGATATGGATGCTAAAATGAGGTATTCAATCGGGGTTTTAGAACATGAAGAAGCTTGGGAGTTCTTCAAGAAGATTGCAGGGGACGGTGTTGAAAGTTCTGACTTGTTACCTATTGCAACTGAGGTAGCTAAAAAATGTGGTGGTCTACCAATCGCCATAAGAACACTTGCAACGTCTTTGAGAAATGAACCTCCATTTGTATGGGAGGATGCTTTGCGACAGCTAAACCGACCGTCATCGAGCAACTTCATAGAAGTATCGGCAGCTGCATATTCAAGTATAGAGTGGAGTTATGATCGTTTACAAAGTGAGGAGTATAAACAGATTTTCTTACTTTGCAGTCTAATGGGTCATAATATTTCCTTTGAAGTGTTGCTTGTGTGTGCAATGGGGTTAGGGCTATTTCGTGGTGTCAACACAGTTGAAGAAACACGAAACAGACTGTTGACAGTG CCATGTCAATTGCTGCCAACCACGTGTTTGTTTTAA
- the LOC107925825 gene encoding uncharacterized protein produces MRETSEPLRQTPEPNPVSLESLFHVLDPISLILSHNSSPGNPIPLRLTTESSIMERGPRYGAYAELRETKLGMKSGMMQQEKEEIELKQTPMKKQVKFSSSVEVSRKGSSVLAQSVPDFSATLRKENRKPPVRSGMELTPPPTSGKNWTRENGVWPSNSRGSKSANAGEKKGRMMMLKKSVASVEDLKGISLAVTNAINGENRGGKTSARGVAGKGLNLILIFWVS; encoded by the coding sequence ATGAGAGAGACAAGTGAACCTCTGCGGCAAACCCCTGAACCAAACCCTGTTTCTTTGGAGTCTCTGTTCCATGTTCTCGACCCTATTTCTCTCATTCTTTCACATAATTCAAGCCCCGGTAACCCAATTCCTTTAAGGCTTACAACAGAGAGTTCTATAATGGAAAGGGGTCCCAGATATGGAGCTTATGCAGAGCTAAGGGAAACAAAGCTGGGAATGAAGAGTGGGATGATGCAACAAGAAAAGGAAGAAATCGAGCTTAAACAAACGCCAATGAAGAAGCAAGTGAAGTTTAGTTCAAGTGTGGAGGTTTCGAGGAAAGGGTCCTCTGTTTTGGCTCAATCGGTGCCTGATTTTTCTGCCACTTTAAGGAAAGAAAATCGAAAGCCACCAGTTAGGAGTGGGATGGAATTGACACCACCACCAACATCGGGGAAGAACTGGACAAGAGAGAATGGGGTGTGGCCGTCGAATTCGAGGGGAAGTAAATCTGCAAATGCAGGGGAGAAAAAAGGAAGGATGATGATGTTAAAAAAGAGTGTTGCAAGTGTTGAAGATTTGAAAGGGATTTCATTAGCAGTGACCAATGCTATTAACGGTGAAAACAGGGGAGGGAAGACTAGTGCCCGAGGTGTTGCTGGGAAGGGTTTgaacttgattttgattttctGGGTTTCTTGA